The following are from one region of the Brienomyrus brachyistius isolate T26 chromosome 13, BBRACH_0.4, whole genome shotgun sequence genome:
- the LOC125706020 gene encoding transient receptor potential cation channel subfamily M member 7-like isoform X5 → MSLNSWIESTFTKRECVRFVPVSKEPHRCLPGCQICQQLLRCHCGRPARQHVGSDARPCGGSLDEERDMQQEWSVCRDTVERPTDAYGVLNFQGASHTYRAKFVRLSHDSKPELVFQLLLREWQMELPKMVISVQGGARNFGLHPRIKQVVGKGLVRAAASTGAWILTGGLNTGAAKHVGDALKEYSSKSSWKLCTIGIAPWGVIENREDLIGRDVVAPYQTLLAPLSKLDVLNSLHSHFLLVDDGTVSRVGAEVQLRRDLERHISLQRIHTRIGQGVPVVVLILEGGPREIQTVLDYVQESPPVPVVVCEGTGRAADILAHIHKQTEEGGSLPDGVESEVIATIRKTFSLTRSDAVQLFQVLMECMKHKEVITVFSVDSEDNQDIDVAILRAWLKGTDASPFDQLALALAWNRVDIAKNHVFGYGQRLLVSSLEQALLDALAMDRVEFVKLLVENGVSMHRFLTIARLEELYNTKQVPSSSTLLQLVRDAKKRRLPANYKITLIDVGLVIERLMGGTYRCQYTRKWFRMMYHDLQGNGRQSRQNTRRGRAQRKNNQESFCVQAERKQRSRHNHFVKIAQPYKPKEPDVSAEWPERKGRVGAAMADGDSDKGRFRYPFSELLVWAVLMKRRKMSLFFWQHGEEAMAKALVACKLYRSMAMAAKTSSVVDETADELKECSSEFGVLAVDLLEQAFREDETMAMKLLTYELKNWSSSTCLKLAVTSCLRPLVAHTCTQMLLSDMWMGRLNMRKNSWYKVILSILVPPAIFLLEFKSNAEMSHIPQSPVDHQMEDSEHKSRRPSDHIEMDVFGDEKGVFSEKHEPESYTEPRKLPLTVRFYEFYHAPIVKFWFNTLAYLAFLMLYSYVVLVQSAPLSTTEEWVVILYVFTSAIEKVRAVRRRRSTPPSKLPA, encoded by the exons ATG TCCTTGAATTCCTGGATAGAAAGCACTTTCACAAAGCGGGAGTGTGTGCGCTTCGTGCCTGTCTCCAAGGAGCCTCACAG GTGTCTGCCAGGATGTCAGATTTGCCAGCAGCTGTTACG GTGCCACTGTGGCCGGCCGGCCCGACAGCATGTGGGCTCGGACGCCAGGCCGTGCGGCGGGAGCCTGGATGAGGAGAGGGACATGCAGCAGGAGTGGTCGGTGTGCAGGGACACCGTGGAGCGGCCAACCGACGCGTACGGCGTGCTCAATTTCCAGGGGGCCTCTCACACCTACAGAGCCAAG TTCGTACGCCTGTCTCACGACTCCAAACCCGAGTTGGTGTTTCAGCTCTTGCTCAGAGAATGGCAGATGGAGCTTCCGAAGATGGTCATCTCTGTCCAGGGTGGAGCACGCAACTTTGGCCTGCATCCCCGCATCAAGCAAGTGGTGGGCAAGGGCCTGGTTCGAGCTGCGGCCTCCACCGGGGCCTGGATCCTCACCGGAGGCCTGAACACAG GTGCTGCGAAACATGTTGGTGATGCCTTGAAAGAGTACTCCTCCAAGTCGTCATGGAAACTGTGCACCATTGGCATCGCGCCATGGGGGGTCATCGAAAACCGGGAGGACCTCATTGGAAGAGAT GTGGTGGCTCCCTACCAGACACTGCTGGCTCCCCTGAGCAAGTTGGACGTGCTAAACAGCCTGCACTCGCACTTCTTGCTGGTGGACGACGGCACCGTGAGCCGGGTCGGCGCCGAGGTCCAGCTGCGCAGGGATCTGGAGCGGCACATCAGCCTACAGAGGATCCACACCA GAATTGGGCAGGGGGTGCCGGTGGTGGTGCTGATCCTGGAGGGAGGGCCCAGAGAGATCCAGACGGTGCTGGACTACGTGCAGGAGAGCCCCCCTGTGCCTGTGGTGGTGTGTGAGGGCACCGGCCGAGCCGCCGACATCCTGGCCCACATCCACAAGCAGACAGAGGAGGGCGG ATCTCTCCCTGATGGTGTCGAAAGCGAAGTGATCGCCACCATTAGGAAGACCTTCAGCCTCACGCGCAGTGACGCAGTGCAGCTCTTCCAGGTGCTGATGGAGTGCATGAAGCACAAGGAGGTG ATTACCGTGTTCTCTGTGGATTCGGAGGACAATCAGGACATCGATGTCGCCATACTGAGGGCATGGCTCAAAG GCACTGATGCGTCTCCCTTCGACCAGCTGGCCCTCGCACTGGCCTGGAACCGGGTCGACATCGCCAAGAACCACGTGTTCGGTTATGGGCAACGGCTGCTG GTGAGCTCCCTGGAGCAGGCCCTGCTGGACGCCCTGGCCATGGACCGCGTGGAGTTTGTGAAGCTGCTGGTGGAGAATGGCGTCAGCATGCACCGCTTCCTGACTATCGCCCGCCTGGAGGAGCTCTACAACACG AAGCAGGTTCCATCCAGCAGCACCCTCCTGCAGCTGGTGAGGGATGCTAAAAAG CGCCGCCTGCCAGCCAACTACAAAATAACGCTGATCGACGTGGGTCTCGTCATCGAGCGGCTCATGGGGGGCACGTACAGGTGCCAGTACACCAGGAAGTGGTTCAGAATGATGTACCATGATCTCCAAGGAAACGGACGG CAATCCCGGCAAAATACTCGCAGAGGTCGAGCGCAGCGGAAGAACAACCAGGAGTCCTTCTGTGTTCAGGCTGAAAGGAAGCAGCGCTCTAGGCACAATCACTTCGTCAAAATCGCTCAGCCCTACAAACCCAAG GAGCCGGATGTGTCCGCCGAGTGGCCCGAGAGGAAGGGGCGGGTTGGGGCCGCCATGGCGGATGGCGACAGTGACAAGGGGCGCTTCCGCTATCCGTTTAGCGAGCTGTTGGTGTGGGCGGTCCTGATGAAGCGCCGGAAGATGTCACTCTTCTTCTGGCAGCACGGCGAGGAGGCTATGGCCAAGGCCCTGGTGGCCTGCAAGCTGTACCGCAGCATGGCCATGGCGGCAAAGACCAGCAGCGTGGTGGACGAGACCGCCGATGAGCTCAAGGAGTGCTCCAG CGAGTTTGGCGTGCTGGCGGTGGACCTGTTGGAGCAGGCCTTCAGGGAAGACGAGACCATGGCCATGAAGCTGCTGACCTACGAGTTGAAGAACTGGAGTAGCTCCACCTGCCTAAAGCTGGCTGTGACCTCGTGcctgcgccccctggtggcccaCACCTGCACGCAGATGCTACTCTCCGACATGTGGATGGGCCGACTCAACATGCGCAAGAACTCCTGGTACAAG GTCATTCTAAGTATTTTGGTGCCACCGGCAATCTTCTTGCTGGAATTCAAGAGCAATGCAGAGATGTCCCACATCCCTCAGTCACCAGTCGACCATCAGATGGAAGACAGCGAACACAAGTCCCGTAGACCTTCGGACCACATAGAAATG GACGTCTTCGGGGATGAGAAAGgagtcttttctgaaaagcatgaACCAGAGAGCTACACTGAACCCAGGAAGTTGCCCCTGACAGTGAGGTTTTATGAGTTTTACCATGCTCCAATTGTCAAGTTCTGGTTCAACACG CTGGCATACCTGGCCTTCCTGATGCTGTACTCCTATGTGGTACTGGTGCAGTCTGCCCCCCTGAGCACGACAGAGGAGTGGGTCGTCATCCTCTATGTCTTCACCTCGGCAATTGAAAAAGTCAGAGCGGTACGACGCCGACGGTCCACGCCCCCATCAAAGCTACCTGCTTAG
- the LOC125706020 gene encoding transient receptor potential cation channel subfamily M member 7-like isoform X2 — protein MSLNSWIESTFTKRECVRFVPVSKEPHRCLPGCQICQQLLRCHCGRPARQHVGSDARPCGGSLDEERDMQQEWSVCRDTVERPTDAYGVLNFQGASHTYRAKFVRLSHDSKPELVFQLLLREWQMELPKMVISVQGGARNFGLHPRIKQVVGKGLVRAAASTGAWILTGGLNTGAAKHVGDALKEYSSKSSWKLCTIGIAPWGVIENREDLIGRDVVAPYQTLLAPLSKLDVLNSLHSHFLLVDDGTVSRVGAEVQLRRDLERHISLQRIHTRIGQGVPVVVLILEGGPREIQTVLDYVQESPPVPVVVCEGTGRAADILAHIHKQTEEGGSLPDGVESEVIATIRKTFSLTRSDAVQLFQVLMECMKHKEVITVFSVDSEDNQDIDVAILRAWLKGTDASPFDQLALALAWNRVDIAKNHVFGYGQRLLVSSLEQALLDALAMDRVEFVKLLVENGVSMHRFLTIARLEELYNTKQVPSSSTLLQLVRDAKKRRLPANYKITLIDVGLVIERLMGGTYRCQYTRKWFRMMYHDLQGNGRQSRQNTRRGRAQRKNNQESFCVQAERKQRSRHNHFVKIAQPYKPKEPDVSAEWPERKGRVGAAMADGDSDKGRFRYPFSELLVWAVLMKRRKMSLFFWQHGEEAMAKALVACKLYRSMAMAAKTSSVVDETADELKECSSEFGVLAVDLLEQAFREDETMAMKLLTYELKNWSSSTCLKLAVTSCLRPLVAHTCTQMLLSDMWMGRLNMRKNSWYKVILSILVPPAIFLLEFKSNAEMSHIPQSPVDHQMEDSEHKSRRPSDHIEMDVFGDEKGVFSEKHEPESYTEPRKLPLTVRFYEFYHAPIVKFWFNTLAYLAFLMLYSYVVLVQSAPLSTTEEWVVILYVFTSAIEKVRAMLLSEAGKIHQKVKVWFSDYFNVTDSFAIVMFLIGFALRYWVDTVEHSPGKLVFCLNIIFWYVRLLDILAVNQKAGPYVMMIFKMVSNMFYIVVIMALVLVSFGVPRKAILSPSEEPAWRILRDVVFQPYWMIYGEVYAYEIDACANDSVVPQLCHSVSWVTPFLQAVYLFVQYIIMVNLLIAFFNNIYVNVESMSNLVWKYQRYHFIMVYHERPVLPPPLISLSHLVTLLSCYCRRRTKGSQAHGPKLFLSDEDQRKLHDFEERCVQAYFRDKNDRFHSSNEERIRVTFNRVEGMYAQLKELSGRVSFVKQTLQALDSQIGHLQDLSVLTVDMVKTLAAREASEASRLHQQLVHHISLPKQPGPGSEGADLPFGAEGRAADTPEPRALSPLAVESQRDIMPQMDFRVFNAVERNNLVRLSQSIPFTPVPTRGEHVTVYHLEESSPISLSHSMSSWAQQGCSAQLEFLSKEEMGGGLRRAIKALCTWSEDPGLSPGHFYVVKSFQPEVVDAWRGVYPENTVLHLCLREIQQQRAAQKLAHAFNQLKPKFIPYSPSFLEVFLLYCHSAEQWFTLEQCIVGEFRKFNNNNGDEISPSSLLEETMLAFSHWSYEYTREEMLVLDLQGVGEILTDPSVVTSGENGSRATIFGPANLGEDAVRSFRAKHRCNPCCQELKLSEI, from the exons ATG TCCTTGAATTCCTGGATAGAAAGCACTTTCACAAAGCGGGAGTGTGTGCGCTTCGTGCCTGTCTCCAAGGAGCCTCACAG GTGTCTGCCAGGATGTCAGATTTGCCAGCAGCTGTTACG GTGCCACTGTGGCCGGCCGGCCCGACAGCATGTGGGCTCGGACGCCAGGCCGTGCGGCGGGAGCCTGGATGAGGAGAGGGACATGCAGCAGGAGTGGTCGGTGTGCAGGGACACCGTGGAGCGGCCAACCGACGCGTACGGCGTGCTCAATTTCCAGGGGGCCTCTCACACCTACAGAGCCAAG TTCGTACGCCTGTCTCACGACTCCAAACCCGAGTTGGTGTTTCAGCTCTTGCTCAGAGAATGGCAGATGGAGCTTCCGAAGATGGTCATCTCTGTCCAGGGTGGAGCACGCAACTTTGGCCTGCATCCCCGCATCAAGCAAGTGGTGGGCAAGGGCCTGGTTCGAGCTGCGGCCTCCACCGGGGCCTGGATCCTCACCGGAGGCCTGAACACAG GTGCTGCGAAACATGTTGGTGATGCCTTGAAAGAGTACTCCTCCAAGTCGTCATGGAAACTGTGCACCATTGGCATCGCGCCATGGGGGGTCATCGAAAACCGGGAGGACCTCATTGGAAGAGAT GTGGTGGCTCCCTACCAGACACTGCTGGCTCCCCTGAGCAAGTTGGACGTGCTAAACAGCCTGCACTCGCACTTCTTGCTGGTGGACGACGGCACCGTGAGCCGGGTCGGCGCCGAGGTCCAGCTGCGCAGGGATCTGGAGCGGCACATCAGCCTACAGAGGATCCACACCA GAATTGGGCAGGGGGTGCCGGTGGTGGTGCTGATCCTGGAGGGAGGGCCCAGAGAGATCCAGACGGTGCTGGACTACGTGCAGGAGAGCCCCCCTGTGCCTGTGGTGGTGTGTGAGGGCACCGGCCGAGCCGCCGACATCCTGGCCCACATCCACAAGCAGACAGAGGAGGGCGG ATCTCTCCCTGATGGTGTCGAAAGCGAAGTGATCGCCACCATTAGGAAGACCTTCAGCCTCACGCGCAGTGACGCAGTGCAGCTCTTCCAGGTGCTGATGGAGTGCATGAAGCACAAGGAGGTG ATTACCGTGTTCTCTGTGGATTCGGAGGACAATCAGGACATCGATGTCGCCATACTGAGGGCATGGCTCAAAG GCACTGATGCGTCTCCCTTCGACCAGCTGGCCCTCGCACTGGCCTGGAACCGGGTCGACATCGCCAAGAACCACGTGTTCGGTTATGGGCAACGGCTGCTG GTGAGCTCCCTGGAGCAGGCCCTGCTGGACGCCCTGGCCATGGACCGCGTGGAGTTTGTGAAGCTGCTGGTGGAGAATGGCGTCAGCATGCACCGCTTCCTGACTATCGCCCGCCTGGAGGAGCTCTACAACACG AAGCAGGTTCCATCCAGCAGCACCCTCCTGCAGCTGGTGAGGGATGCTAAAAAG CGCCGCCTGCCAGCCAACTACAAAATAACGCTGATCGACGTGGGTCTCGTCATCGAGCGGCTCATGGGGGGCACGTACAGGTGCCAGTACACCAGGAAGTGGTTCAGAATGATGTACCATGATCTCCAAGGAAACGGACGG CAATCCCGGCAAAATACTCGCAGAGGTCGAGCGCAGCGGAAGAACAACCAGGAGTCCTTCTGTGTTCAGGCTGAAAGGAAGCAGCGCTCTAGGCACAATCACTTCGTCAAAATCGCTCAGCCCTACAAACCCAAG GAGCCGGATGTGTCCGCCGAGTGGCCCGAGAGGAAGGGGCGGGTTGGGGCCGCCATGGCGGATGGCGACAGTGACAAGGGGCGCTTCCGCTATCCGTTTAGCGAGCTGTTGGTGTGGGCGGTCCTGATGAAGCGCCGGAAGATGTCACTCTTCTTCTGGCAGCACGGCGAGGAGGCTATGGCCAAGGCCCTGGTGGCCTGCAAGCTGTACCGCAGCATGGCCATGGCGGCAAAGACCAGCAGCGTGGTGGACGAGACCGCCGATGAGCTCAAGGAGTGCTCCAG CGAGTTTGGCGTGCTGGCGGTGGACCTGTTGGAGCAGGCCTTCAGGGAAGACGAGACCATGGCCATGAAGCTGCTGACCTACGAGTTGAAGAACTGGAGTAGCTCCACCTGCCTAAAGCTGGCTGTGACCTCGTGcctgcgccccctggtggcccaCACCTGCACGCAGATGCTACTCTCCGACATGTGGATGGGCCGACTCAACATGCGCAAGAACTCCTGGTACAAG GTCATTCTAAGTATTTTGGTGCCACCGGCAATCTTCTTGCTGGAATTCAAGAGCAATGCAGAGATGTCCCACATCCCTCAGTCACCAGTCGACCATCAGATGGAAGACAGCGAACACAAGTCCCGTAGACCTTCGGACCACATAGAAATG GACGTCTTCGGGGATGAGAAAGgagtcttttctgaaaagcatgaACCAGAGAGCTACACTGAACCCAGGAAGTTGCCCCTGACAGTGAGGTTTTATGAGTTTTACCATGCTCCAATTGTCAAGTTCTGGTTCAACACG CTGGCATACCTGGCCTTCCTGATGCTGTACTCCTATGTGGTACTGGTGCAGTCTGCCCCCCTGAGCACGACAGAGGAGTGGGTCGTCATCCTCTATGTCTTCACCTCGGCAATTGAAAAAGTCAGAGCG atgcTCTTGTCTGAAGCTGGAAAGATACATCAGAAGGTGAAAGTCTGGTTCAGCGACTATTTTAACGTGACGGACAGTTTTGCGATAGTCATGTTTTTGATCGGCTTCGCATTGCGATATTGGGTGGACACCGTGGAGCACTCTCCTGGAAAACTGGTGTTCTGCCTGAACATCATTTTTTGGTATGTGAGGCTCCTGGACATTCTGGCTGTTAACCAGAAAGCTGGACCCTATGTCATGATGATTTTCAAAATG GTCTCCAACATGTTCTACATAGTGGTGATCATGGCCCTGGTCCTGGTAAGCTTTGGCGTTCCCCGGAAGGCCATCCTTTCCCCCAGTGAGGAGCCGGCATGGAGGATCCTCAGAGACGTGGTCTTCCAGCCCTACTGGATGATATATGGGGAGGTGTACGCATATGAAATTGATG CATGTGCCAACGACAGTGTGGTGCCCCAGCTGTGTCACTCGGTGTCGTGGGTGACGCCCTTTTTGCAGGCCGTCTACCTCTTCGTTCAGTACATCATCATGGTCAATTTGCTCATCGCTTTCTTCAA CAACATCTATGTGAACGTGGAGTCCATGTCCAACCTGGTGTGGAAGTACCAGCGCTACCACTTCATCATGGTGTACCACGAGAGGCCGGTGCTGCCCCCGCCACTCATATCCCTCAGCCACCTGGTCACCCTGCTGTCCTGCTACTGCCGCCGGAGGACCAAGGGCAGCCAGGCTCACGGGCCAA AGCTGTTTTTGAGCGATGAAGACCAAAGGAAGCTTCATGACTTCGAGGAGAGGTGTGTGCAAGCGTACTTCCGTGACAAAAACGACCGGTTTCACTCCAGCAATGAGGAGCGGATCAGGGTGACCTTCAACAG GGTGGAGGGCATGTATGCGCAGCTGAAGGAGCTCTCAGGCAGGGTGAGCTTCGTGAAGCAGACGCTCCAGGCCCTGGACTCGCAGATCGGCCACCTGCAGGACCTGTCCGTGCTGACGGTGGACATGGTGAAGACGCTGGCCGCCCGGGAGGCATCTGAGGCCAGCCGCCTGCACCAGCAGCTCGTGCACCACATCAGCTTGCCAAAACAGCCGGGGCCTGGGTCGGAAGGCGCCGACCTGCCGTTCGGAGCCGAGGGCCGTGCTGCAGATACTCCGGAGCCCCGTGCCTTG TCCCCGCTCGCTGTCGAGAGCCAGCGGGACATAATGCCACAAATGGACTTCAGGGTGTTCAACG CCGTGGAGCGTAATAACCTGGTGCGGCTGTCACAGAGCATCCCGTTCACCCCGGTGCCTACTAGAG gcgaGCATGTCACCGTGTACCACCTGGAGGAGAGCTCCCCCATCTCCCTGAGTCACAGCATGTCCTCCTGGGCTCAGCAGGGCTGCTCTGCTCAGCTCGAGTTCCTCAGCAAAGAAGAGATGGGAGGTGGCCTTCGTCGTGCCATCAAAGCACTCTGCACCTGGTCTGAGGACCCCGGGCTCTCTCCGGGTCACTTCTATGTCGTCAAGTCATTTCAGCCGGAGGTGGTGGACGCTTGGCGAGGTGTCTACCCGGAGAACACCgtgctgcacctctgtctcagG GAAATACAACAGCAAAGAGCTGCTCAGAAACTGGCCCATGCCTTCAACCAGCTGAAGCCCAAATTCATCCCTTACTCTCCCAG CTTTCTGGAGGTATTTCTTCTCTACTGCCATTCGGCTGAGCAGTGGTTCACCCTggagcagtgcattgtgggagaaTTCAGAAAATTTAACAACAACAACGGTGACGAGATAAGCCCCTCAAGTCTGCTGGAGGAGACCATGCTGGCCTTCAGCCACTGGTCGTACGAGTACACCAGGGAAGAGATGCTGGTGCTGGACCTGCAAG gTGTAGGGGAGATTTTAACTGACCCTTCTGTGGTCACAAGTGGCGAGAATGG ATCCCGTGCCACGATATTCGGACCAGCTAATCTGGGTGAAGATGCGGTCAGGAGCTTCCGGGCCAAACATCGCTGCAATCCCTGCTGTCAAGAGCTGAAACTTTCTG AGATTTAA